Part of the Pedosphaera parvula Ellin514 genome is shown below.
ATAGGCCTGGCAGCGCTCCTGAAACTTGCAAGCTCGTTGACAGGCTGGGGTTTTCAAGTGGATCAACTGCTCTTTCGTCACGAGTTGGCTGCTCAATCGGTTCATTTTCCCAGGGCCATGTCGCCTAACACGGCCATCAATCTGTTCTGCTGTGCGGCGGGACTGGTCACCCTGGACAAGCGGACGAAGCGTGGTCAATGGCCGGCTCAATATCTGGCCATCTGGACAATGCTGTGGGCCTGGCTGACACTGGTCAGTTACCTTTTTGATTCCCGATCCTTTTATTCCACGACGAGCTATGTGCCGATGGCGTTGCATACCTGCGCAGCCTTTGTGGTGTTAACTTTGGGCATGCTGACTGCAAGGCCGGAGCATGGTATTATCGCAACACTCTGCAGCATGGAAGTGGGAGGCAAGATCACGCGCCGGTTGATGCCGTTGGCCATTTTCATTCCTTCCCTGTTGGGCGGGTTGAAGATGATCAATCATGGGACCAGTTTGTTCGCGGCCGATTTCAGTGTGTCCATGGTGGTGATAGCGAGCATTGTCATTTCCATGGCAATTATTTGCGGCATTGGAGCGGCGTTGAATGATTCAGCGAGAGAGCGGCGGAGAGTGCAGCGCGGATTGCGCGACTCGCAGCGGCGGTTCCGATCCATCTGGGAGCATTCAGCGGATGGAATGCGGTTGACCGATGGGGAGGGAACGATGATCGACGTCAATCCGGCGTTTTGTGACATGGTGGGTATCAGGGCGGAGGAACTCCTGAACAAACCGATTTCCGAGCTCTTCGCGGATGATGAGGATCCCAGGCGGAGTCTGCAAAAATATAAGGAACGTTTTCGGGCTGGGATGATTGATCAAAACCTGGAAAAACAGATTAAATTCCGTTCAGGCAGGGTGGCAGATGTGGAAGTTTCCGTATCGTATGTGGAATTGGAGGGTGGGAAGCCTTTGTTGCTCTCCATATTCCGGGACATTAGTGAGCGCAAGATCGCCGAGACGCAGATTAGGGAATTGAACGAGGTGTTGGAGCGGAGAGTAGCTGAGCGCACTGCAGAATTGGAAGCAAGCGAGCAACGCTATCTATTTTTGGCAGATTCCATGCCCCATATTATTTGGACAGCGAAGCCGGATGGCAGCCTCGATTATTTTAACCAAAGGTGGGTTGAACACACCGGCCTGAATCTCGAAGAGGCGAAAGATTGGGGTTGGCAGGCGGCCATTCATCCGGAGGATCTGGAAAGCTGCATGGCACGATGGAGCCAGGCTTGTGAGACGGGTGAGAGCTTTGAGACAGAATACCGGCTTAGACAGGGCTCTGATGAGGTTTACCGCTGGCATTTGGGACGGGCTCTGCCACTCCGGGATGAAAAAGGTGACATTGTCCAATGGGTTGGAACGTGCACGGATATTAATGATTTAAAGCAGGTGCAGGATGAGTTTAAGCGCCTCAACGCGGATTTGGAGAAAAGGGTTGAGGACAGGACCAATGCCTTAACGAAAGCGAACCTGGCGCTGGAGAAGGATCTGGATAAGCGCAAGCTGGTCGAAGCTTCCCTGGCGAGGGTTAAAGCCAAACTGGAAGCCATTTTGGATGCGGCCACACAGGTGGCGATCATCGCGACTGATACAAACGGGATCATCACCATGTTCAATCCAGGCGCGGAGCGCATTTTGGGTTATACCAAAGAGGAAATGGTCGGGAAGGTCACGCCTGAGAGGTATCATGTTCCGAATGAAGTGGAGAGTTACGGTGCGCAACTGAGTGAAGAATTTGACCGGACGATTGCCGGATTCAGTGTTCTCGTGGAGCAGGCACGGCATGTTGGCTATGAAGAGCGGGAATGGACCTACGTACGGAAAGACGGCCTATTGATACCCGTAAGCGTGGTCGTTACGGCCTTGCGGGAGGCAGATGGCAAAATGGTTGGATTCCTGGCAATCGTCAGGGACGTTTCCCGGCGGAAGGAAGCAGAAGCGGAATTGCGGGCCAGCGAAGCGCGTTTCCGTGCGCTGTCAGCGTCATCGCCCATTGGAATTTTTCAAACTGATCTGGCCGGGAATTGCCTTTATGCAAATGCCCAATGGTTGCGTCTGGCTGGCTTGAGATCGGATGAAGTGACGGGCCTGGGCTGGACAAATGCGATTTATCCACCGGAGCGTGATGAGGTGATGAAAGAAATGGCCGCCTGTTCCAAAGAAGGCAGGGAATTTACGCGAGAATTTCGGGTGCAAACACCGGAAGGAATCGTGCGCTGGGTACGTTCGCGGGCAGCCACCATCATGGCCCAGGGCAAAGCGGTGGGATACGTTGGCACGACGGAGGATATTACTGAGCGCCGAGCCGCGGAGGAGCAATTGCGCCGCTTCGCCGCCGATGTGGAGAACACCAACAGCGAATTGAAGGAGGCACTCGCGAAAGTGAAAACGTTGCGGGGCCTGCTGCCGATCTGCTCTGGTTGTAAAAAGATTCGGGACGACAAGGGGTATTGGAATCAGATTGAGTTTTTCATCCGTGACCATTCTGATGCCAACTTCAGCCACGGAATGTGCCCGGAATGCGCGAAGCAATTTTTCCCGGGGTTCGTGGCCGTCTCCGGTAGAACTCAAGGGCGGTGAGGCCCAGGGACAGGCGGACTGAACAAGAGCGATGAATATTCTTTCATACATGCTTTCTGAGAAGTCGGTGCGATACTTCCAGCGGAAGCCGGGGGAATTCGATGCTTTTGGATCGTGCGTCTGAGGCTTGCGAACAGGCTAGGGATGCGGAACCTGGCTTTTCTTTCACCGGAGTATCTGGGGGGGGGCGGGTTGACGTAACAAGGCGGGAGCGGAAGTTGTAATCCACCGTTGCCTGTTCTCTCCATTTGCGCAAAGGCGAATAATAATAGAGATTATTTTAAACGCGCTATATGACGCGAATGAAAACTCAGATAATCTTTTTACTCCATGACTTCGCAACCTGATTCCCCATCGCCATCAAACGCCGACCAGCCTCGGCAGAACTTGCAAGCCCTGCGCCAAAGCATCCTGGATTTGCACAAGACATTGATCGATTCCGAAAAGGTTGGATACGAGCAGACTTTCGGCCCGATTGAATCGCAAAACAAATTTCTGCAATTGCTGATCAGCGACCCGTGGTTCGCCTGGTTGCATCCGTTGTCTGAGTTGGTGGTCGTGATGGATGAGACTTTGGATGGCGAGGAGCCGGTGACAGCCGAGATCGTCAAGCGCTTTGCGGCAGAGACCAAAGCTTTATTAAAAGCTTCCGAGGAAGGCGAGGGATTCGAGCGGAGCTACTTTGAGGCGTTGCAGCGCGAGCCGGATGTGGTGATGGCGCATGCTGAAGTGGCCAAAAGGCTGAATGTCAACTGAGTTGCCTTGGGCATTGGAAATCAGGAAAGTTTTCTGTATTTAGTCGTCGCATGAGAACAAAGGTTAAGCCCATTCCGGACGTAGCTCCGCAAGAGATGCAAAAGCGATTGGCAGATTTTTATGCGAGGATGGCGTTGCAAAAAGGCGCGTGAGAAAACCTGTTGCACGATTCAATGGAGATTATTTGTTTCACCTCGGCTGCGGATTTCCGGCAATGGCTGAAAACGAACGGTGGTAAAGCCACCGAGGTCGTGGTCGGCTTTTATAAAAAGGATTCAGGCAAAAATGGCATCACCTATGCGGAAGCTTTGGATGAGGTGCTTTGCTTTGGCTGGATAGATGGCGTGCGGAAGCGGATTGACGGGTTGAGTTACATGATTCGGTTTACGCCACGAAAGCCGAAGAGCATCTGGAGCAAGGTAAACATCAAACGGGTAGAGGCCTTGAAGGAACTGGGACGCATGCAGGCGACGGGTTTACAGGCATTTGCGAGACGTGATCCGGCGAGGTCGGGCATTTACTCATTCGAGAATGCGGAGCGAAAGCTGGAGGCCGCTGCGGAGAAGCGGTTCAAAGCGAATAGGAAGGCGTGGGAATTCTTCCGGGCGCAGGCACCGTGGTATCAGCGGACAGCCAGTTGGTGGGTGATGAGCGCGAAAAGGGAGGAGACGAAGTCAAGACGGTTGGAACAATTGATTCAGGATTCGGAAAAGGGGCAAAGGCTGGCTCATCTGGCCAGGAAGGTCTGAGCTTTCAATGGGCGGGAGTGCAGCAGAGACGGGCTGCCTTCGTCACGCTGGTCGCTCATGGAGCATCACTCAGGAGAAACTCCAGATCCTGCATGGTGAGGCTTTGGGCAAACTTTTCTTCACCGAGAACATCGTCAGCGAGGGAGGATTTCTGCTTCTGCAGTTGCCGGATTTTTTCTTCAATGCTCTCCTTGATCAGCAGTCGATAGGCAATGACATTGCGTGACTGGCCGATGCGGTGGGTGCGGTCGATGGCCTGGTTTTCCACGGCCGGATTCCACCAGGGATCAAAAAGGACGACGTAGCTGGCGGCGGTCAGGTTGAGGCCGAAGCCGCCGGCCTTGAGCGAAATGAGAAAGACTGCCGCACCTTCAGTTGCCTGAAACCGTTGTACCAACTCGCCGCGGTTTTCGGTGTCGCCTGCCAGGTAAAATAAGGGCCAGCCTTTGGCTTCGATGTCGGTTCGCAGGATGTCGAGCATGTCCACGAACTGGGAAAAGACGAGGACTTTTTGGCCTTCCTCCACCAAGGGTTCGAGTTGTTCGAACAAGGCGTCCACTTTGGCGCTGCTGGCGCGGGATTCCGGTTTGACCAGCCGGGGATGGCAGGAAATCTGACGGAGACGCAGCAGCGAGGTGAGAAAATGAAAGCGCTCTTTAGCGAACTCCTTTTGGGTTTTGACTCGCAGGAGCATTTGCTGCGCACGTTTCAATTCAGCGCGGTAAAGCGTTTTTTGTTCCCCTTCCATTTCGCAGTACAAATCCTCTTCGATGCGGTCGGGCAGATCCTTGGCGACTTGGGACTTGGTGCGTCGCAGGAGAAAAGGGCGGACACGCGCAGAGAGGCGACGCCGGGCAAAGGGATCCTCTTTCGCATCATACAGACGGGCAAACTGAGTGCGGCTGCCGAGAATGCCAGGCATGGCGAAGTTCATGAGGCTCCATAAATCGAGCAGGCGGTTTTCGATGGGAGTTCCGGAAAGAACGAGCCGGTGTTGCGCCTTCAAGGCGCGTGCCACCTGGGCCGTCTGAGAATTCGGATTTTTGATATATTGCCCTTCATCCAGAATCACGGCCAGCCAGTTCACGGGTGCGAGCGATTCACCAATGAGGCGGAGCTGGCTGTAATTCATCACGTGCAGATCGGCTTCATTCAGCGACCGGAGAAGCTGGTCGAGGCTGCTGGCCGTCCAGACCTTGACTTTCAAACCGGGGGCAAAACGAGCGGCTTCGGCGCACCAATTGTCCATCACGCTCTTGGGACATACGACCAGCGAAGGGGTGATTTGCGCCTTGCCCGAGCCGCGCAACCATTGCAGCCAGGAGAGGGTTTGCAACGTCTTGCCCAGCCCCATGTCGTCGGCAAGAATGCCGCCGAAACGATTCTCCGCGAGATAGGCCAAAAAATGAAAGCCTTCCTGCTGATAGGGGCGGAGCGTGGCTTGAATCGATTCGGGAAGAGCCAGGGTGACGCGTGCCTTGATTTCCCCGGCCCGGCGTTGAACGTTCTCGAACTGTTCTTCCGGGAGAAATTTTTTCGCGGAATGCTCCGCTAATTGAAGAGCGTGGAGCCGTTGCGGCGCGGCGGTCAGTTCGCGGGGATTCAATCCCAGTCGGGCGAGTTGTTCATCCTCTTCGGCGTCCAGGTTGAAGTGGAGTTTGCGCCAGCCCTTGCCTTGCAGCCGCACATAGCCGCCACGGGCGTTGAGCAGCAGGTTGAGTTCCTCCTGAGTAAGCGTGGTGTCGGTGACATCAAGAACAACCCGCAAATCGAACCAATCCATTTCCGCTTCGGCAACATCCAGCCGGACGCGACCGGCGATGGCATCCTGGGCGAGAGAGGCGAGCTCGCCTTTTAATTCAATTTTAATCTCGGACGGCAGTGATTTGAGCCAGACGGCAAATTGTTCCGGAAATTTTTTGGTGACCCGGATGGACCACAGGCCGGCGTAGCTTTCCCAGCGGGCATCGAAAGCGGTCAAAAGGGAAGAAGCGTCGTAGAGAGAACTCCGGTCGAAAAGCGTAATGGCCTCATTCTTCGCTTTCTTTGAAGAATGCAACACTTGCGACTGGGCATTAAGCCACGAATTTCCATTCCAGATTTCCACAGCTTTGCCATCCGGGGATTGAGCCTGAATTTGAATCGTGCAGATTTCACTATTGCTTCCGGGATAACTTTCCGCGAGCGCACAGGTGATGGCCAGATGCAAAGGAATCGTGCGCACACGCTCGCGAAGGCGCGGCGGCATTTCCAGGTTGAGAGAATGAAGGAGCATCGCGCCGGAACGGCTCTCCAGAGCGGGGGCGGGAATTAAATTATCGCGATTGGGCGCCAAGATGTCGCTCTCGGTTGAAGGTCCGCGGAAAACGGCGGCGCGGGTGACGAAGAGCGCCGGGCGGCCCTCGATCTCGCAGAGAACCGGAGGCATCGGCAAGCCATCTGTGCGTTCCAAATAAAACCGGTAATCGCCGGATGTGTCCGCCGGGGAATCAAATCGCCAGCGGAGGGTGGCATCCGGTCGCTCGAAAGGCTGGCCTTCAGTATTGACGAGCAAGTCGTTGAATTCGGGCATGCGGAAGAGGCGCCCCAATTTTTTAAGCGGGGAGGCATCCGAGTAAGGCAGTTCGGGACGGCTGCCAAAATCCAGGCGCGAAGAAAACGTCTCCCACAACCATTCCAATTCAGGAGCGAGCACGGTACGGCCATTTTGCAACTCGCCTTGTAATGTCCTGGCCTGGGCTGCCTTGACGGCTTCGAAGTTTTCGCGGCCCGGAAGCTTCCATTCCAGGACGGCAGCTTGTTCAGTGAAGCGGACACGCAACTGGCATGGATTGGTTTTTGTGGCAACTGCTGGCGCGGACCAGGACAGGGATTGATCGAGGGTTTGTTTCCATTGCTCGATCTCCTGCTCACGCCGCCAGGATTGCAATTTTTGCCTGATCTCGTCCAGGTTGGTTACAGGTTGCAGGAATGCGGGCACAGAGGAGCCTTGTTCCTGAACTGCGTTGGCCACATATAACCAGAATTCCCGCAATGTATTTGGAAACGAAGGCCAGATGTGCAAGGGGCCCCAACCGTTCACTTTCAGCTTTAGCCCAAGCTGTTCAAAATGCCATTGGCTGATGTTGCCGTAGCGAGTGCATTCTTTGTAGATGCGATCGAGCCTTTTAAGAAATGACTTTTCTTCGGCCTTCAGCGCCCGATTGAGCGCTCGTTTTACATCGTCGGCAAAATTTCCCGAGGAGGGTTTTGGTTTGGAGGAGGGTTTACTGGCGGTTGAAGGGGCTGATCCATCACTCAATTGGTGCATGGAGGGGGAACTGTATTCCGCCAATAAGGCTCTCATGGCTGCATAGATATGTTTGCAGTCAAAGCCGATGGGGCAAGAACAGTCGGCATCCCAGCCGGCTTGAGCGTCGAACCAGAGAGTCACCCTGTAAATTTGAGAGCCTTCAATCGTTGCGGAAAATTCATTCGGGGAAGTTTGCCGAATTGCAGGAATGCGGTCCTGAACGAAATATCTTTCACCACGCGCCTGCGCGTTGGAGGGCAATGAGTGCATGAACTCACTGGCTTGCACTGCTGTGGAAGGCAAAACGAGCGTCGGCATCTTTAATAAAAGCCTACGGCAAACATGGCCTGCCGCAAGTCAACAAACAGAAAACGACGGCCTTCGAACCTCGAAGAATGAGCGGATGGAAAAAAGAAGGTTTATCAGCCAATAGCACGCAGCAGGCGCACATCAGGGAAAATTGAAGCCGGAAGCTGGGGCTTGAGCGACAATGAATTGGATGGCTGAGTCTGGGTTTTCTTTATTTACTGGCCAGGCTTTTTTCCACGCCAGCTTTCCATTCGTCGCCGAGTTCCTGGAGGGTTTCGCCGGTATATTGTTTCCAGAGATCCTCGGTGTATTTGCCATCACGAATGGCGGCATTCATTTTTTGAATGAGATTCTTGTCATATTTTTCAACGACATAATTAAGGAAATTGGCGGTGATGCGATAGCTGGCATCGTAACGGGCGCGGGAAAGATTCCGCTTCGTGATTTCACACCCGTGGCTCTCGGGTTCGTACTTATACCAGCGGATGTAATCAGGAATGCCTTCGACCATCCAGCCAGGGGGGCGCGTGGCACCGGGGAACTTGCGTGGTGCGTAACCGTACTGCTGGATAACATGCACTTCCTCGTGCAAAAGCGAACCGATCGCCTCGCCTTTAAGTTCATTCTTGAGCCAGTCTGAGTTGGCGGTCACACGTGTGCCGCCCGTGGCGGCAACGCCCTTGCCGGGCCGGATGGAAATGCTGAATTTTTCGGGAGCGGTGTAGCCTTCACTTGGAAGCATGGAGACAATTTTTGGATACCATTCAGCGAGAACGGGGGCGAGTTGCTTTTCTGCCCAATCTTTTAGTTCCGGAGCGCCCGAGGAATCAATGGAAATGACGCATTTGCCATCGGTGGACTTGATAACAAAAGCGCTCACAGCGCTATCAGCTGCCGAATCAGTCTTGGCGTCCTTGTCCAGGACATCGATTTCACTATAGAAGGTATTGCCAAAGGCGTCCTCAGCTTCAGTTTGCGAACAGGCGAAAAGAAGATAGCGGTAATTGCCGATGGTGCCTTCGGAATCGGAGATGCTGACGCCATATTGCCCGCCTTTCTCACCTTCCTTTGGGCGGGTATCCACGTTGGCGATCAATTTCCAGCCGCACTTTTCAGGGTCAGTGTCCTTTTTAGGCTTCTCCTGGAAATCCTTGGCGGTGCCGTCGCTGCCGTAGAGCTTGTAAACCTGCGGTGCCCGGGAATCTGTGTGCCAGGAATAGGTGTTGATTTGTTTGATGTTGATGGTGCTGTTGAGATCCATGAGGAGCCGCCCGCCATCGGTGCCGACCATGAAGAAAAAGTTTTCGCCGGGCTCATCAGCATCGGTGGGAACCCTGCCGTCATTAAGCTTGCTGATGTCCCCGCCTGCGGGGTCCCGTTCCCCATCGATGACCGTAATATTCGCCTGCTTGCCGGCATCTCTGCGTGAAGGTTTGGGAACATTCTTGAATTTGAAGCCCGCGGCCGCCTGTTCATTGTCATTATGATCGACAATCGTTTTAACTTCGCCAAACGAAGCCATGCAAGAGGTCAGGATAGTTGTAACTCCCAAAAGTAACACGCTGCAATTTTTCATAAGATTGTCGGCTGTTTAAGGACAAGAATATGTTACTCAGTTAGCTCTCCGTGTAAATGTGAAAACTGACTCGATCAATACCGAATGCCAAGGTTAATTTCCGAAATTGGGAAAAGAAACAGAATGAACGAAGGAAATAAATTTGAGGAATGGAAACTGAAAAGTCATGGCTTTGGGGACCAGGAAATTCATTAGTCATGGTGAGCAGGGTGCTTTTGATTTGAGGCGGCGTTGTCGGCCTGGTCGCTATCTACGGATAGCGCCTGCGGGCTCCGCCTTGCCTCAAACCAAAATCCCTCCTGCCATTCGCAAATTTCTTTTGGCATTCGGTATACGCGTGGGGATAGATTGTAAGCTTTGGGAATGTCGAGGAACAGGTGGTGGGCAGAAAGGGAAGGTCGAGCAAAATGGTCGCAATTCACCAAGGAGGCGAGAAGCGATGCAGGCCGTTGATACTCCTTTTTGTAACTGACCGGTGGTAATGATAAGTTACTGCATGCAAAAGGGTAGGCACAGAGATTCGGATGAGCATTATAAACCTATCGAGTGTTATGGTGCCATTGGTGATTTGTATACCGTGGCCCTGGTGGCAATGGACGGGTCGATTGATTTCATGTGTTATCCGGAATTCGGGTGTCCTTCCATTTTCGGGGCGCTGTTGGATTACCGAAAAGGAGGCAGTTTCAAGCTGGCTCCCATCATGGAGGAGGTGGAGCACAAGCAACAATACATTCCGGACACGAACATCCTGCTCACACGATTCCTGGCGGAGGAGGGGATGTCGGAGGTTTCTGATTTCATGCCGATCATGGAATTGGGCCACGCCCATAACCTGGTGCGACGGGCGAAGACCATTCGCGGAGACATACGGTATCGGATGATTTGTGATCCGCGCTTTGATTATGGGCGGGCGGAGCATCGGGTGGAGAAGAAAAGGGATGGCGTGCTTTTTATCAGCAAGGGTGAGGACAGGACTGTGTTGCGATTGCGCAGCACGGTTCCGTTAAAAATTGTCAATGGTGCAGCCATGGCTGAGTTCAAGTTGCGTTCCGGCGAAACGGCTTCATTTGTGCTGGAGGACGGACGGCATAAAGGGCCATCGCCCTCGGCAGCGCCGCATTACGTGGCGGATTCGTTCAAACAGACGATGAACTTCTGGCAGGATTGGATCAAGAAATCGAAGTATCGCGGGCGGTGGCGGGAAATGGTGAATCGATCGGCGCTGGTGTTAAAGCTGTTGACTTCCTCCCGTTATGGCTCGGTGATCGCAGCACCCACGTTTGGGTTGCCGGAGGAGATTGGTGGAGTACGCAACTGGGATTATCGGTATACCTGGATTCGGGATGCTTCTTTCTCACTGTACGCGCTGATGCGACTGGGTTACACGGGCGAGGCCATGGCGTTCATGCATTGGATTGAAGACCGGTCCGCCGAACTGGAGCCAGGCAAGCCGTTGCAGGTGATGTATGGAATCGATGGACACAAGGAACTGACCGAATGCGTGCTGGAGCATTTTGAAGGTTATCGGAAATCACGTCCGGTGCGCATCGGGAATGAGGCCTACAAACAACTTCAACTCGACATTTATGGGGAGCTGCTGGATTCGGTTTATATCTACAGTAAGTTCGGTGAGACGATCTCATATGAATTGTGGAAGCATTTGACGCAATTGATCAACTGGGTGTGCGTGAACTGGCAGCAGCCGGACGAAGGCATTTGGGAAGTGCGAGGCGGAACGCGGGAGTTCCTTTATTCCCGCGTGATGTGCTGGGTGGCGGTTGACCGTGGCATTCGGTTGGCGCGGAAGTGTTCGCTGCCCGCGCCCATGGTGGAATGGCTGAAAATCCGGGATGATATTTACCGGGATGTTTATGAGAATTTCTGGGATCGCGACCTAAAAACCTTCGTGCAATACAAAGGGGCGAAAACGGTGGATGCGGCGGCACTGCTGATGCCGCTGGTGAAGTTTATTGGGCCGACCGATCCACGCTGGCTTTCCACGCTGGAGGTGATCCAGAGGGAACTACTCGAAGATTCGCTCGTCTATCGCTACTGCGTTTTGAAAGGAGCGGATACAGGTGTTCCGGGCCGGGAAGGAACGTTTTCCATGTGCTCCTTCTGGAATGTGGAATGTCTGGCGCGCGCGGGCGATCTCAAGCTGGCGCGTTTTTATTTTGAAAAGACGCTCGGATATGCCAATCACCTGGGATTGTATTCCGAGGAGCTGGGTTTGAGTGGTGAACATCTGGGGAATTTCCCGCAGGCTTTCACGCACCTGGGATTAATTAGTGCGGCATATGATCTGGATCGAAAGCTGGACGAAGCGCAATGAAGCAAATGCGCTCATTATTGACCTGGTTTTTGTTGGACCAAAGTTGTTGTCGTAGAATTGCGAGCCCTTTTTCGAGGGTGGGATCCTGTTCCGTATACGCGGATGGAGGCTCGTGCACCTGCACATCGGGTGGAATGCCGCGGGCTCCGCGAGTGGAAATGCCGACGGTGGTGACCTGCGGGAGACATCTCATCATTGTCACAAAACCTTCGCCGCTGCTGACGGCACCGGGGTCTATGAGACAGACAACCCGACCAAACGAATGGTTTCGGTTCGATCATGAGATTGGTGGTGCCGGCTCTGACGTTGGAGAGTTCCAGTGATTGTTTCAGGAATGTGGCGGCGATGTGATAATCGCCTGGCGGGACGTAGATTTCGAAGTCGCCGCCTTTTTCGGTCACATAATACTCGTCGAAGTTTGTGCCGGCAATCTTAAGAAGATACGGCGTTTCCTTCAGAGCGGGAGTGGCTTCCAGTTCAGCTTTCGAGAGGGCGTTTTACAATGACGGGCATTACATGAACATGTGCTTGCGCGGCT
Proteins encoded:
- a CDS encoding PAS domain-containing protein, giving the protein MNSEAKLFGLPLRTFSKIAAGMVAFLGTFVLIGWAADFKFLLQIIPGMPAMNPLTAVCFILAAISLICSQQTPGTAPDPLLVYIGRTCAAFIGLAALLKLASSLTGWGFQVDQLLFRHELAAQSVHFPRAMSPNTAINLFCCAAGLVTLDKRTKRGQWPAQYLAIWTMLWAWLTLVSYLFDSRSFYSTTSYVPMALHTCAAFVVLTLGMLTARPEHGIIATLCSMEVGGKITRRLMPLAIFIPSLLGGLKMINHGTSLFAADFSVSMVVIASIVISMAIICGIGAALNDSARERRRVQRGLRDSQRRFRSIWEHSADGMRLTDGEGTMIDVNPAFCDMVGIRAEELLNKPISELFADDEDPRRSLQKYKERFRAGMIDQNLEKQIKFRSGRVADVEVSVSYVELEGGKPLLLSIFRDISERKIAETQIRELNEVLERRVAERTAELEASEQRYLFLADSMPHIIWTAKPDGSLDYFNQRWVEHTGLNLEEAKDWGWQAAIHPEDLESCMARWSQACETGESFETEYRLRQGSDEVYRWHLGRALPLRDEKGDIVQWVGTCTDINDLKQVQDEFKRLNADLEKRVEDRTNALTKANLALEKDLDKRKLVEASLARVKAKLEAILDAATQVAIIATDTNGIITMFNPGAERILGYTKEEMVGKVTPERYHVPNEVESYGAQLSEEFDRTIAGFSVLVEQARHVGYEEREWTYVRKDGLLIPVSVVVTALREADGKMVGFLAIVRDVSRRKEAEAELRASEARFRALSASSPIGIFQTDLAGNCLYANAQWLRLAGLRSDEVTGLGWTNAIYPPERDEVMKEMAACSKEGREFTREFRVQTPEGIVRWVRSRAATIMAQGKAVGYVGTTEDITERRAAEEQLRRFAADVENTNSELKEALAKVKTLRGLLPICSGCKKIRDDKGYWNQIEFFIRDHSDANFSHGMCPECAKQFFPGFVAVSGRTQGR
- a CDS encoding YdeI/OmpD-associated family protein, which codes for MEIICFTSAADFRQWLKTNGGKATEVVVGFYKKDSGKNGITYAEALDEVLCFGWIDGVRKRIDGLSYMIRFTPRKPKSIWSKVNIKRVEALKELGRMQATGLQAFARRDPARSGIYSFENAERKLEAAAEKRFKANRKAWEFFRAQAPWYQRTASWWVMSAKREETKSRRLEQLIQDSEKGQRLAHLARKV
- a CDS encoding DEAD/DEAH box helicase, with amino-acid sequence MPTLVLPSTAVQASEFMHSLPSNAQARGERYFVQDRIPAIRQTSPNEFSATIEGSQIYRVTLWFDAQAGWDADCSCPIGFDCKHIYAAMRALLAEYSSPSMHQLSDGSAPSTASKPSSKPKPSSGNFADDVKRALNRALKAEEKSFLKRLDRIYKECTRYGNISQWHFEQLGLKLKVNGWGPLHIWPSFPNTLREFWLYVANAVQEQGSSVPAFLQPVTNLDEIRQKLQSWRREQEIEQWKQTLDQSLSWSAPAVATKTNPCQLRVRFTEQAAVLEWKLPGRENFEAVKAAQARTLQGELQNGRTVLAPELEWLWETFSSRLDFGSRPELPYSDASPLKKLGRLFRMPEFNDLLVNTEGQPFERPDATLRWRFDSPADTSGDYRFYLERTDGLPMPPVLCEIEGRPALFVTRAAVFRGPSTESDILAPNRDNLIPAPALESRSGAMLLHSLNLEMPPRLRERVRTIPLHLAITCALAESYPGSNSEICTIQIQAQSPDGKAVEIWNGNSWLNAQSQVLHSSKKAKNEAITLFDRSSLYDASSLLTAFDARWESYAGLWSIRVTKKFPEQFAVWLKSLPSEIKIELKGELASLAQDAIAGRVRLDVAEAEMDWFDLRVVLDVTDTTLTQEELNLLLNARGGYVRLQGKGWRKLHFNLDAEEDEQLARLGLNPRELTAAPQRLHALQLAEHSAKKFLPEEQFENVQRRAGEIKARVTLALPESIQATLRPYQQEGFHFLAYLAENRFGGILADDMGLGKTLQTLSWLQWLRGSGKAQITPSLVVCPKSVMDNWCAEAARFAPGLKVKVWTASSLDQLLRSLNEADLHVMNYSQLRLIGESLAPVNWLAVILDEGQYIKNPNSQTAQVARALKAQHRLVLSGTPIENRLLDLWSLMNFAMPGILGSRTQFARLYDAKEDPFARRRLSARVRPFLLRRTKSQVAKDLPDRIEEDLYCEMEGEQKTLYRAELKRAQQMLLRVKTQKEFAKERFHFLTSLLRLRQISCHPRLVKPESRASSAKVDALFEQLEPLVEEGQKVLVFSQFVDMLDILRTDIEAKGWPLFYLAGDTENRGELVQRFQATEGAAVFLISLKAGGFGLNLTAASYVVLFDPWWNPAVENQAIDRTHRIGQSRNVIAYRLLIKESIEEKIRQLQKQKSSLADDVLGEEKFAQSLTMQDLEFLLSDAP
- a CDS encoding basic secretory protein-like protein; this translates as MKNCSVLLLGVTTILTSCMASFGEVKTIVDHNDNEQAAAGFKFKNVPKPSRRDAGKQANITVIDGERDPAGGDISKLNDGRVPTDADEPGENFFFMVGTDGGRLLMDLNSTINIKQINTYSWHTDSRAPQVYKLYGSDGTAKDFQEKPKKDTDPEKCGWKLIANVDTRPKEGEKGGQYGVSISDSEGTIGNYRYLLFACSQTEAEDAFGNTFYSEIDVLDKDAKTDSAADSAVSAFVIKSTDGKCVISIDSSGAPELKDWAEKQLAPVLAEWYPKIVSMLPSEGYTAPEKFSISIRPGKGVAATGGTRVTANSDWLKNELKGEAIGSLLHEEVHVIQQYGYAPRKFPGATRPPGWMVEGIPDYIRWYKYEPESHGCEITKRNLSRARYDASYRITANFLNYVVEKYDKNLIQKMNAAIRDGKYTEDLWKQYTGETLQELGDEWKAGVEKSLASK
- a CDS encoding glycoside hydrolase family 15 protein, whose amino-acid sequence is MQKGRHRDSDEHYKPIECYGAIGDLYTVALVAMDGSIDFMCYPEFGCPSIFGALLDYRKGGSFKLAPIMEEVEHKQQYIPDTNILLTRFLAEEGMSEVSDFMPIMELGHAHNLVRRAKTIRGDIRYRMICDPRFDYGRAEHRVEKKRDGVLFISKGEDRTVLRLRSTVPLKIVNGAAMAEFKLRSGETASFVLEDGRHKGPSPSAAPHYVADSFKQTMNFWQDWIKKSKYRGRWREMVNRSALVLKLLTSSRYGSVIAAPTFGLPEEIGGVRNWDYRYTWIRDASFSLYALMRLGYTGEAMAFMHWIEDRSAELEPGKPLQVMYGIDGHKELTECVLEHFEGYRKSRPVRIGNEAYKQLQLDIYGELLDSVYIYSKFGETISYELWKHLTQLINWVCVNWQQPDEGIWEVRGGTREFLYSRVMCWVAVDRGIRLARKCSLPAPMVEWLKIRDDIYRDVYENFWDRDLKTFVQYKGAKTVDAAALLMPLVKFIGPTDPRWLSTLEVIQRELLEDSLVYRYCVLKGADTGVPGREGTFSMCSFWNVECLARAGDLKLARFYFEKTLGYANHLGLYSEELGLSGEHLGNFPQAFTHLGLISAAYDLDRKLDEAQ